A stretch of DNA from Methanoplanus endosymbiosus:
CTACAGTTCTTCAGACTTCAGGGGAAGAGAAGGATGGATAATGAATTCTGTGCTTATGATACAACATCTCTGTCCAGCTATTCAGAAACCCTCAGGCAGGTACAGTATGGTCGCAACAAGGAGCACGACAAACTGGCACAGCTGAATCTTGCTCTGGTCTTTGGACAGGAGTCCAATCTCCCTTTCTATTACAGAAAACTCGCAGGTAATATCCCGGATTCAAAGACCATTACACGCCTGCTTGAAGAGCTGGATATTCTTGATCACTCAAGAGTTAAACTGGTTCTTGACCCGGGCTTTTACAGTGAGGTCAATATCAACAACCTGTTTAAGAATCACGTGAAGTTCCTTGCAGCCTAAGTTTGACAGTTCGTATAATTCCCCCCATTTGTGGCAAAAAAGAATTTGACAGTTACATAGTTTTGCAGAATAATCTCTCAAAATCTCCTTAATTTGAGCTTAGATTGAATGTGACATGAACATTCTAAAAATAAAACGTAACTATTCACCCCCCTAATTTTGTCCCCCAATATAATATTGAATGATCTAAATATTATTGCACACATAATGTGTGGGAATGCCTCATGATTACCTTAAGGATAAAATATTTCGGTTCGTTGTAACTGATCCTGAAGGTGCTACAGACTTAATCAAAATTTACGAATCCACATTAAGTAATTATGAAACTCACATTAATATTCAAGAGCAAAGAATAATAGAACTTGAAGCTCGGTTAAATCAAAATAGCAGCAATAGCAGTTTCCCACCATCTCGTGATATTTATCCTCCAAACAAAAATAAAACAGATGATGAGAATAAAACCAATAATAAGAACAATAAAAGCGATAAAGGCAATAAAGGAAATAAAGGCAATAAAGGAAATAAAGGCAATAAAGGAAATAAAGGAAATAAAGGAAATAAAGGCAATAAAAACCGAAATACCAGTTTAAGAAATAAGTCCGGAAAAAAAGTTGGTGGTCAGCAGGGTCATAAAGGAACAACACTCGAATTAAATAATAATCCTCATGAAACCAGTAATATTGAGGTTAACACATGTCCTTGTGGGAATGATCTTAGCGATGTGGAATCTGAAAAATATATTCGTCGGCAAGTTTTTGATACTCCACCTGTGGATCCCCGCATAACCGAATTTAGGGCAGAAATCAAGTATTGTCCAAAATGCGGGCGTAGAATAGTGGGTCCTTTCCCGGAAAATGTTAATCAAACTGTCCAGTATGGAGATAATTTAAAAGCGAATGCGCTATACATTAAAAATCAGATATTCACATCATATGAGAAAGAAAAGACATATTTCATAGATCAATACTGTATCAGCATAAGCCCAGCCACACTAATTGCATTTGAAAAAAACGCTCATAAAACCCTTAATAAGTTTGAATATGATTTAAGAGAGGAATTGATTAAATCCTCTGTACTAAATGCTGATGAAACTGGTCTTAGAGTTATAGGAGAAAGATGGTGGCTTCATTCAATTGGAAATGAACACCTGACGTTGTATGCAGTACATCCTAAAAGAGGATCTGTTGCAACTGATGAAATGGGAGTACTTCCACAGTATGATGGTGTATTAGTACATGATTTTTGGGTTGGTTATTCAAAATATAATTGTACACATTCTTATTGCAATGCCCATATAATGAGAGAATTAAACGGAGTTTGGGAAGGATACAAACAAAATTGGGCAAAGGATATGATTGACCTTTATAAGCAAATTTACCATTATCTTTTCATTGAGGATAGAAAGGATCCTTTAGAGCTTGAAAAATTCCGAATTAAATATATGAAAATAATTGAATCTGGATTCAAAGAAAATCCACCTCCTGCTGAAAAAAAAGCCGGGCAAAGAGGGCGAGTAAAAAATTCAAAACCTTTCAACTTACTTGTTAGGCTCAGAGATTATGAAGAAGATATACTGCGGTTCATGTACAATTCCTTAGTGGCTGTAATTTTATAAGTCGTCCACGACATAGTAACATTCATCCTTTGGAGCAATAGTATAATTCCATTCACCATGAAATTGATTTGGGAGAAGGAACAATTCGTTCATCTCTTCTTTTGATACTTTCCTTCCAAGAGGATATGAATTGTTATCAACAGAACATTGAACCGTCAATCCCTTAGATGTTCTTGTATTGGCGATTAAATTTACTATTGTCTCCATATTAATCAATGGTCTTCCTCTCCAATTTTTAGAGATTGCAGAAAATAAGCGATGCTCAATTTTATTCCACTTGCTTGTTCCTGGCGGAAAGTGGCAGACTGACACCATAAGGTTAAATTCGTCACAAAATTTTTGCAATTCAACTTTCCATGCTTTTCTCCTATAACCATTACTACCTCCAGAATCTGCTGTTATAAGAAGAGATTCTGCATTGGGGTATATTTCCTGACCCATAGTTATCCACCATCTCCTGATGCTTTCAACTGCAAATTCTGATGTTTCATGATCTACACCTACATTGACCCAACCGGAGTTATTGCTGATATCATAAATTCCATATGGTATTGCTTTCCCAAGTTCTTTATCAATAAAATCATGATCCTTGACTTTGACAGGCTTACCCTTAGGACGCCATTCCTGCCCTTTATTTGTGTAATTCCCAATATTTTCCTTCTTTTTGCAATCAACAGAAATTACTGGTTGGTTATGGGTCTGATACTTTTTGACAAATTCATTAATGAATTCAAATTGTTCGTTTCTGTCCTCATGAGATTTGCCTTCTTCAGTTTTCCTTGGTGCCTGAAGGCTGTAACCCGAATAATTCAATAGCTTTGAAACACAAGTATGGCTTACATTATGCCCTTTATTTATTAATTCCTCAGCTAAATTCCTTGTACTTAGACATGTCCACCTTAGAGGTGATTCGGGATCTCCTCTCGAAGTTGGCTCAATAAGAAAGTCTAGATCATTAATTAATTCAGGATCAATCTCTGTTATTTTTTTCCTTCCAGCTCCTTCAGATCTAACTTTGTCATATGGATAAATCTCTCCAGAATCTAATTGTTTTCTTCCAATATTTATTGTAGATCTTGACATCCCTGTTATTTTAGAAACATTTGTAACTCCACCACGACCATATGAATTAGCCATAGTTGAAGCAAAGATCCTTATTTGCCTCTCATTTAGATGAGGTGTTAGGCCCTCGTAAATATTTGCAATGAAAGCATCCAGATCCATATATTATAATGATGCACATAATAAATTAAATGATCGGTTTATTAATTTACGATGCCTTAGTCCCATTTACAAACAACCTTGCAGAGAGAGATGTACGCATGATGAAAGTACAACAGAAAATATCGGGTACTTTTAGATCTATTGCCGGTGCAGAAAGGTTCTGCAGAATTAGAAGTTATATTTCAACAGTCAGAAAATGCGGCAAATCTGTATTTGAGGCTCTTAAGAGGTTAGTTCAGGGAAATCCATACACAGTTCAAGAATTGATGGGGTGAATAGTTACAATAAAACTCCCATTTTACCCTTAAATTTGGTCAACTGTCAAATTCAATTCCGGCTTTTTTGGATATTTTGGGGTGTAAAATAGACTTTTTGAACCAAGTGTCAAACTTGGGTTGCAGGTGTCAGAATGTCTCTGAAATTTGTCTATGGAGAACTTGATGCAGTCTATGACACTTTTAGGAGCTTTGAACGTTACAGTGAGAATTACGAACTGTATTACCAGACTGTCCGGACCACCTGGAATTATACGCAAGAGCGTCCTTACAAAGGAGATACTCTTCAGGAATCACGCCGTCTTTACATCCACTATTTCTACAATATTGACCTGGCAGCCGAAGATGAGAAAAACTTCGACCGAAAGCTAATCGCACTAAAAAAGGAACTGGAGTCAGGAGAGCGTGTTCCAGGACACGCTAAACTTTACAAGCAGTACTTCATTACCAAAACAACACCTAAGAGAGGAACAAAGGCACAGATTATTGATGAAAATGTCATCAAAGCCAAGCGATATTTTGGGTTTTTTGCTCTGATTACCAATGAAAAGATGGATGCAGTAACTGCTCTTGAACTCTACCGCAACAAAGATGTGGTTGAAAAGGCCTTTGGAAATCTCAAAGAACGCCTGAATATGCGCCGTAAACTCGTTTCTTCAGAACAGAGCCTTGATGGGAAACTGTTTGTGCAGTTTGTGGCACTGATCTACTTATCTTATCTCAAAAAGCAGATGCAGGATCAATGTTACTGGGCAACAAATTTTCTTACAATGGATATGATGCCAACTGGGAAATTGTTATATCAGCCATCACAGAGTTTATGAAAAAAATGCGCGAAATTTTTTTTGAAGGGGTACTGCGTAAATCCTATCAAAAATCCCACACCTTATGGGAAATAATCAGTTGAAATCGAAAAAAAGTTACAGCGCAATCAAATTTAGTTTAATTATTCCAATTTAATTCATAAATAAATAGGGAGTTTCATAGGTCAGGCTTTTCCAAACCGGAATAATGACTCTAATAGGTATTGCCTAATCAGTCAAGGGTAACTTTGAACATTTTTTTAGTAAGTACCAAAAATGACAATTTTTTTTATACACTAACAACAAATAAAAAGTAAATGAATCCGGAAAAAAATAATTACGATATCGTTCTTTTTTGCGGAGGCAGAGGGACACGCCTAAGTGAAAAAACAAGAGAAATGCCAAAACCCTTAATCGAGCTTGGTGAATATCCAATTCTCTGGCACATAATGAAAATCTATGCCCACAATAATTTCAATAAATTTGTTTTGACACTTGGCTACAAAGGCGAGATGATTGTAGACTACTTCTTAAACCAATATAATCTCACTCAAAACTTATGTGTAAAATTATCCGATATAAAAATTCCACCTGCAAAAGACGATTGGGATATCTCATTTGTTCAGACAGGTATTGAATCTAAAACTGCAAAAAGACTTCATATTTGCAGGGAATACATAAAATCTGAAACCTTTATGGCAACATACGGCGATGGGGTAGCTGATATTAATCTTGAAAGCCTTTTAAAAAGACATAAAATCTTAAAGGAAAAGCATGGGATAATTGCAACAATAACAATTACACGTCCCTATTCAAAATATGGAATTGTCAAATTAAATGAGGATTTTGTTGATAGTTTCAGGGAAAAACCCCAGATGGATGAATATATAAACGTAGGCTTCATGGTTCTTGAAAAAGAAATATTTGATTACATAAATGAAGATGAAGACGTGATGTTTGAAGAGACATTACAAAAAATTGCCGATGACGGAAAACTCGGGTTTTATATTCACGACGGATTTTGGCATGCAATGGATACATACAAGGATTACGAAGAATTAAATGAGATATGGAAGGTGGATCCCAAATGGAAGATATGGAACGACTAAGATTCTGGTCGGGAAAAAGGGTGCTTGTTACAGGTGCAACCGGTGTTGTTGGTCTTAATCTTGTAAATACACTTGAGAAATACGATGCTGAGGTTGTTGCACTCGTTCGTGACTGGGTGCCAAAGTCAGGTCTGCTTGGAAAATGGCTATACGGTGAATCATCTGTTAAACTTGTAAGAGGGGAACTTGAGGATTACAACTTAATTTTAAGGACACTTGCAGAATATGAAATAGAATATGTGTTTCATCTGGGAGCCCAGACAATTGTTCAGGTGGGAAACCGTTCTCCTCTGACTACATTTAAAGCAAATATAGAGGGGACTTGGAATCTTTTAGAGGCTGTACGTATTCTAAACCAGTATTCGGATGACATAAAGGCAGTCTGTGTTGCATCTTCTGATAAGGCATATGGTGCAAGCACTATACTCCCATATACAGAGGATATGGCTCTGTGTGGTGAGCATCCGTATGATGTTTCCAAGAGCTGCACTGACCTGATTGCGCAGGCTTACGGAAAATCCTATGGTATTCCTGTATGTATTGCAAGGATGGGCAATATCTACGGCCCTGGAGATCTCAATTTTAACCGTATTGTTCCCGGGACGATCAGAAATATTATTGAAAATAAGGCTCCTGAAATTAGAAGTGACGGGACTCCTGTCAGAGAGTACTTCTATGTTGCAGATGCCGTTGATGCATATCTCACGATGGCAGAGAAGGTAAGCAGCGGCGGTCTTGCAGGTGAGGCATTTAATTTCAGCAGTGGTGAAAAATTCTCCGCACTTGAATTTATTGAAAAGATAAGCGGCATTATGAAATCAAATTTGAAGCCTGTTATTCAGAATACAAGCAGAAATGAGATTCAGGACCAGTATCTTTCCATAAAAAAGGCTGAAGAAATTTTAAACTGGTATCCGAAGCACAGTCTTGAAAATGGCTTAAAGCAGACAATTCAGTGGTACAAAGAGGTATTAAAATGATAGAAGGAGTTGAAATCATTCCTCTCGCAACTTTTTTGGACGAGAGAGGTGCAGTCAGGCATATGCTGAAATGCACAGACTCGCACTTTAATGGATTTGGTGAGATATATTTCTCCCAGATTTTTCCAAATGCTATCAAAGGTTGGCATGTTCACAGGGTAATGGAGTTGAATTATGCAGTTGTCTCCGGCAATATCAAGCTTGTTTTATATGATGCACGGGAAGATTCATCGACATTCGGAGAGATTCAGGAGATTTTCATGGGTGAGAATAACTACGTGCTTGCAAAGGTTCCTCCCCATGTTGTAAACGGTTTTAAGGCAATAGGTGATGAGAAGGCAATAGTTGCAAACTGTGCGACAACTGCCCACGACCCGGATGAAATTGAAAGAATCGATCCCTTTGATGATGAAATTGGTTATGACTGGGATATAAGGCACGGGTGACATGAAAAAAATATTAATTACCGGTGTTACAGGATTTGCAGGGTTTAAAATTTATCATGCTTTAAAGAATTCCGGAAATTATGAGGTTAAAGGAACTGGCAGAAGTTCCGGTGAATCTGTGGATTTTGTTGCTGATCTGACAGATTTAGAATCCGTAAAAAATATGGGGCAGCATTTTTCACCTGACGTTGTTATACATCTTGCAGCAATGGCAAAAACAGATATTTGTGAGAGGAATAAGGATGATTGTTATGCTGCAAATGTGATTTCCACCAAAAATCTTGTGGAAATGTTTCCCGATTGTAAATTTATATATTTCTCAACATATGCTGTATACAATACAAAAAAAGGAAATTGTGATGAATCCTGCAAAATCACAGCTACCAATCATTATATTCAAACCAAGATTGAAGCTGAAAGTTACGTAAATCCCCTGAATGATTATATTATTTTCAGACCTTCAGTCATCTTTGGGTATATGCCACTTAAGATAAAAACAAAAAATTATTTTATGCAACTCATTGAGATGGTGCATGATAAAAAAGTTATGCGTTCTCCCGCAGATCAGTTTTTCAACCCTGTTTCAATAGATGTTGTTGCGGAGATTATCGGGTTATCAATAGAGGGTGATGTCTCAGGCGTTTTTAACATAGGTTCTAATGAGGATATAAGCAAGTATGATTTTAACCTAATGATAATGGAACGTTTTGGGTTTAATTTAAAATATCTAGAACCAGCTGTTGCAGACAGTTTTGCAGTTAAAAGGCCGGGTAATGGTACAGTATCTTCCATGAAAATACAATTCACTCTTTCATATAGGGTTCCAGGTATTTCAGAGATGATTGATTCTTTGTATGATGAAATTAAAGAGAATCCTGATATTCCTGGTGTTTAAATGAGTGAAAGCCCTCTTGTTTCAATATGTATCCCGACATTTAACCGTGCAGGAATGGTTGGAAAGGCAATAGAAAGTGCTCTTTCTCAGACATATCAAAACATAGAAGTTATTGTTGTTGACAATGCTTCAACAGATAATATTGAGGAATTTGTCGCTTCGTTTGACGATTCTAGGCTAAAATTTGTTAAAAACGAAGAAAATTTAGGACTGTTCGGAAATTTTAACAGATGCATTGATCTTTATAATGGCTCTTTTCTTCACATTCTTCATTCTGATGATTACATAGACAAAGATTTTACAGAAAAATGTGTCTGTTTTTTTAAGGAGCATCCTGATGTATGGCTTACTTCGACATCTTCGTGTATTATCGGTGATGATAATATTAAGGAAAACCAGTACTCTGACAAGGATATTGTATTTAAGTCACCCGAAGGTTTCAGGAGGCTTCTTTCGGAGAGATGTTTCATATCATGTCCTTCGGTTATGGTAAGGAGGGGGCTTTATGAGGAGATTGGAAAATTTTCTCTTGAATATCCATATTCATCAGATTATTATCAATGGCTGAGGGTATCGCGTGTTTTTGATATTGGTTATATCAGTGATGCATGGGTAAACTATAGGATTGGAAAGCACTCAGAATCATACAGGCTCTTGTTTTCAACTCCTCTGGGTTATATGGATACATTGGAGATTTATACAAGGCTTGTAGGAGAGTTGGGAAGTGAAGTTGTGGATTATTCGTCTGAGCTCAATCTGTCATTGAGAAGATTTATTGGTGACTGTATATTTGCAGGCTTTATTAGATCTGATAATATGGATAATTACCAATCTGGTATTTTTGTAGGTATTGCTCAGACAGCATGGTCGCTGATTGTAGCATACTCGTTAAAGTCATGGGTAATAAAAATTTATTATTTGTTATTTATATTTTTAATTTTTTTGGGAATTCATTTTTCAACTATACGACATATTGCAATAAAAATAATGGGGAAAAAGGCAGATTTATATTAAACTTGAGTTAGTAAAATTAAGCGAGAGTCTGTCCATATATAGATTTATGATATAATTCTACAATGTCAAATTAAATAATCACCCACATCCAAAACTGTAAATAATAAACAATAAATACTTTAAAATATATATTATGTGCTTGTGTACAAATGGAAGGCTGCGCAATAAAATTAGTTTGACAAAAAGGATTCGTACTTTTCGATCAAACTTGGGACAGTTACCTAAATCAGAGGTTTTTATTGACTTTTTTAAAACAAAGACTAATAATCTATTTCCAATTGGTATAGACTGTATTAAAGGTCTTTTTACAATTGAAAGTAGATCTAACCTTACAAAGATCTCTGATTGGACAAGCGAAAGAGATAATCAGGCCTTTTCTCATTTTCTCTCAAATTCGCCGTGGGATCATTCTAAGATAACACATTGGATTTATTCAAATGTTAACGATTTTGTTGGGAAAAACGGTGCATTAGTCATTGATGAGAAAGGTTCAAAAAAGAAAGGAAAACATTCAGTTGGAGTAAAAAGGCAATATTCTGGGAATACGGGCAAAGTTGATAACTGCCAGGTAGGAGTTTATTCATGCTATGTTAAGGCAGCAAAAAGAATAATTCTTGATTTTAAGCTTTATCTCCCTAAAGAATGGTGTGATGACTCTGAACGATGTGACAAAGCGGGGATCCCTCAGGAATACAGAATTTTCAAAACTAAAGGAGAATTATGCCTTGAATTAATAATTCGAGCAATAGAAGAAGGTGTTAAGTTTAGTTTTGTTTGTATGGATGGATTTTATGGAGGTATTCCGCAGCTGCTAACAAAACTCGAAAAGATGGGAATAACATACATGGCCTCAGTTAAATCAGCAAATCGTGTTTATCTTGAAGAGCCAAAATATGGAATTCCACCGAGGAAAGGCAAAAGAGGGAGAATGCCAACCAGAATTAGAGTACTCAACACCTCACCAATCCACATCTCAAAAATTGCAAAATTGGCTGATGATTGGCAAAAAATTGAGATTAGAGACTCTACGAAAGGTCTTCTTGAAGAAGAATTTATTATGAGAAAGGTTTGGAGGATAGATGGCAAAGAAAACAGAGCTCTCCCAGTCCTTCTTCTTGTTCGTAGGGAATTGGATGAAAATAACAAAATAGTGCACAAATATTCATTTTGTAATGATGTTACAATCACTTCTTTGAAGAAATTAGCAGAAATGCAGGCTTCGAGGTACTGGATTGAGCGCTCTTTCCAGGATGCTGTGGATCTTGCAAAAATGGATGATTATCAGGTTAGAGGTTGGAGGGGATGGCATCATCATATAGCACTTGTAATTCTTGCTATGTTCTATTTATGGCTTGATTTCAAAAATTTAGCGAGTAAAACAGAATTTGAACTCACAATTTATCACATGAGACTCATAATACGATGTAAATACCCTTTGAATCCTATTACGAGTGAAAAAGTTGCCCATATTATAGTGCGAAATTGTATAAACCAAGAGAGAACAAAATTGTCAAAATCGAAGAAAAAGTGCACAACAAATGTAAGTTGAAGCCATAGTCTAAACCACCCTATATACATTTAGTATAGCTTACAGCTTCGATATATTATTTTGTTTTTCCATGATATGTGCCTTTCTAATGTAATATTGTGGTGCACCAATTAATGCAATATTATTTTTAATTTAAATTAGATTCATTTTAGAACAAAAATGACTGTCAAAACCCTAAATATGAATAAATGACAACTTTATTCTGTCTAAAGTGACATTGTAGAGATAAATAAAATGTGGAAAATTGGAGGAAATATTCATGATTCACTTCCAAATAAACTGAAGTTTCTCTATGAAAATGGTTATGCAGAACTTGTAGGTAAGTTTTTGAGAAAAAAACATGAACGACCCTGATTTTGAAAATAAAATGAAAAATCGTGGAGATTGCGAAAGAAAACACTCACACATAAAAAGTACAGTCAAATTTGACGTTAAAGGATATTGGGAAGATAGCAGGGAATTTAATGCCATACTGAATTTTGTCTGCTTCCAATTGCTGGATCTTTCACGTCTACAGTGTGGTATTAAAAATCCTGAGTTTTGCAACTATTACTGATTAGTTGATACACTCCGGATTAGCATCGAACATAGCGTGAGCTGTAAATTTATTTAAGGATTTTGAAGCATATTTTAATTCATCTCTGAAAATAATGTCAAAATTCACAGAAGATTTTTATCAAAACAGAGATTGCAGAGATAATCAGTAATTTTCAAAATATCAGAATAATTCTGTCCTGATAGGATTGGGGTTAACAGGACAGACTCCCTGTTTTCGGACAGCCTCCTAGGTAAAATTAAATCCTCAGACTCCAATTTCAGTACTTTAAAGATTCCGCAAATTTCATCACATAAGACCCCGGAGTTTTCTGCCTAAACTCAAATAGTTAAGTACTTCTCAATATTATATTGTGTCAAAACCTCTGCTGCGTGCCGTGGAATGTTTGCACAATCTGAATCAGACAAATGTTCAATATGATCTTGTTTTTTTGATGTACCAATTGCCAATCAATAGATATATATTGCCTCCAAAACATCATCCTTGTGGCAATATTTGGTCAAAAAAACAGCAAAATCCAGTCAGATACAGGACTGAAGCTTGGAAAACTTGAATTGATCTGTGATATTATTGAGGATCATATCTCCTTTCCAGATGGCAGATATTATGATTCAAAAACAATTGTAAGAGGAACAATAGCAGCGGCATGTTCTAAAAATTCGATTTCAGGACTTGTAAAAATGACAGATGGTTTGCCATCCCATACAACCTGTCTGAAATATTTACATAATATTGACATGGAGAAATTAGAATCAGATTCCTCTAAAATACTTTTATTGGCAGGGGAAGGCATAATTATAGAAGG
This window harbors:
- a CDS encoding glycosyltransferase family 2 protein, producing the protein MSESPLVSICIPTFNRAGMVGKAIESALSQTYQNIEVIVVDNASTDNIEEFVASFDDSRLKFVKNEENLGLFGNFNRCIDLYNGSFLHILHSDDYIDKDFTEKCVCFFKEHPDVWLTSTSSCIIGDDNIKENQYSDKDIVFKSPEGFRRLLSERCFISCPSVMVRRGLYEEIGKFSLEYPYSSDYYQWLRVSRVFDIGYISDAWVNYRIGKHSESYRLLFSTPLGYMDTLEIYTRLVGELGSEVVDYSSELNLSLRRFIGDCIFAGFIRSDNMDNYQSGIFVGIAQTAWSLIVAYSLKSWVIKIYYLLFIFLIFLGIHFSTIRHIAIKIMGKKADLY
- a CDS encoding dTDP-4-dehydrorhamnose 3,5-epimerase family protein; translation: MIEGVEIIPLATFLDERGAVRHMLKCTDSHFNGFGEIYFSQIFPNAIKGWHVHRVMELNYAVVSGNIKLVLYDAREDSSTFGEIQEIFMGENNYVLAKVPPHVVNGFKAIGDEKAIVANCATTAHDPDEIERIDPFDDEIGYDWDIRHG
- a CDS encoding SDR family oxidoreductase — translated: MKKILITGVTGFAGFKIYHALKNSGNYEVKGTGRSSGESVDFVADLTDLESVKNMGQHFSPDVVIHLAAMAKTDICERNKDDCYAANVISTKNLVEMFPDCKFIYFSTYAVYNTKKGNCDESCKITATNHYIQTKIEAESYVNPLNDYIIFRPSVIFGYMPLKIKTKNYFMQLIEMVHDKKVMRSPADQFFNPVSIDVVAEIIGLSIEGDVSGVFNIGSNEDISKYDFNLMIMERFGFNLKYLEPAVADSFAVKRPGNGTVSSMKIQFTLSYRVPGISEMIDSLYDEIKENPDIPGV
- a CDS encoding GDP-mannose 4,6-dehydratase, translating into MEDMERLRFWSGKRVLVTGATGVVGLNLVNTLEKYDAEVVALVRDWVPKSGLLGKWLYGESSVKLVRGELEDYNLILRTLAEYEIEYVFHLGAQTIVQVGNRSPLTTFKANIEGTWNLLEAVRILNQYSDDIKAVCVASSDKAYGASTILPYTEDMALCGEHPYDVSKSCTDLIAQAYGKSYGIPVCIARMGNIYGPGDLNFNRIVPGTIRNIIENKAPEIRSDGTPVREYFYVADAVDAYLTMAEKVSSGGLAGEAFNFSSGEKFSALEFIEKISGIMKSNLKPVIQNTSRNEIQDQYLSIKKAEEILNWYPKHSLENGLKQTIQWYKEVLK
- a CDS encoding ISAzo13 family transposase, with amino-acid sequence MDLDAFIANIYEGLTPHLNERQIRIFASTMANSYGRGGVTNVSKITGMSRSTINIGRKQLDSGEIYPYDKVRSEGAGRKKITEIDPELINDLDFLIEPTSRGDPESPLRWTCLSTRNLAEELINKGHNVSHTCVSKLLNYSGYSLQAPRKTEEGKSHEDRNEQFEFINEFVKKYQTHNQPVISVDCKKKENIGNYTNKGQEWRPKGKPVKVKDHDFIDKELGKAIPYGIYDISNNSGWVNVGVDHETSEFAVESIRRWWITMGQEIYPNAESLLITADSGGSNGYRRKAWKVELQKFCDEFNLMVSVCHFPPGTSKWNKIEHRLFSAISKNWRGRPLINMETIVNLIANTRTSKGLTVQCSVDNNSYPLGRKVSKEEMNELFLLPNQFHGEWNYTIAPKDECYYVVDDL
- a CDS encoding IS701 family transposase — protein: MTKRIRTFRSNLGQLPKSEVFIDFFKTKTNNLFPIGIDCIKGLFTIESRSNLTKISDWTSERDNQAFSHFLSNSPWDHSKITHWIYSNVNDFVGKNGALVIDEKGSKKKGKHSVGVKRQYSGNTGKVDNCQVGVYSCYVKAAKRIILDFKLYLPKEWCDDSERCDKAGIPQEYRIFKTKGELCLELIIRAIEEGVKFSFVCMDGFYGGIPQLLTKLEKMGITYMASVKSANRVYLEEPKYGIPPRKGKRGRMPTRIRVLNTSPIHISKIAKLADDWQKIEIRDSTKGLLEEEFIMRKVWRIDGKENRALPVLLLVRRELDENNKIVHKYSFCNDVTITSLKKLAEMQASRYWIERSFQDAVDLAKMDDYQVRGWRGWHHHIALVILAMFYLWLDFKNLASKTEFELTIYHMRLIIRCKYPLNPITSEKVAHIIVRNCINQERTKLSKSKKKCTTNVS
- a CDS encoding sugar phosphate nucleotidyltransferase yields the protein MNPEKNNYDIVLFCGGRGTRLSEKTREMPKPLIELGEYPILWHIMKIYAHNNFNKFVLTLGYKGEMIVDYFLNQYNLTQNLCVKLSDIKIPPAKDDWDISFVQTGIESKTAKRLHICREYIKSETFMATYGDGVADINLESLLKRHKILKEKHGIIATITITRPYSKYGIVKLNEDFVDSFREKPQMDEYINVGFMVLEKEIFDYINEDEDVMFEETLQKIADDGKLGFYIHDGFWHAMDTYKDYEELNEIWKVDPKWKIWND
- the tnpC gene encoding IS66 family transposase, whose product is MPHDYLKDKIFRFVVTDPEGATDLIKIYESTLSNYETHINIQEQRIIELEARLNQNSSNSSFPPSRDIYPPNKNKTDDENKTNNKNNKSDKGNKGNKGNKGNKGNKGNKGNKGNKGNKNRNTSLRNKSGKKVGGQQGHKGTTLELNNNPHETSNIEVNTCPCGNDLSDVESEKYIRRQVFDTPPVDPRITEFRAEIKYCPKCGRRIVGPFPENVNQTVQYGDNLKANALYIKNQIFTSYEKEKTYFIDQYCISISPATLIAFEKNAHKTLNKFEYDLREELIKSSVLNADETGLRVIGERWWLHSIGNEHLTLYAVHPKRGSVATDEMGVLPQYDGVLVHDFWVGYSKYNCTHSYCNAHIMRELNGVWEGYKQNWAKDMIDLYKQIYHYLFIEDRKDPLELEKFRIKYMKIIESGFKENPPPAEKKAGQRGRVKNSKPFNLLVRLRDYEEDILRFMYNSLVAVIL